One genomic window of Dehalococcoidales bacterium includes the following:
- a CDS encoding FprA family A-type flavoprotein: MTTREIRPGTHWVGAVDWNRRLFDALIPLPDGTSYNSYLIKGSEKTALIDTVDPSMRDVLLNHLAELGIENLDYVVAHHAEQDHSGTIPVILEKYPQAKVVTNLRCKGMLIDLLPIPEDRFIIINDRETLSLGDKTLEFVYTPWVHWPETMSSYLKEQKILFSCDFFGAHLATSDLFVTDEWQSHEAAKRYYAEIMMPFRSNIHQNLENLKSYAIDIIATSHGPIYNRPEFILDAYHHWVFDEPGNIVVLPYVSMHGSTYEMVNYLTGALVRSGVTVKQFDMTVTDSGKLAIALVDAATVVLGVPTVLAGAHPSIAYATSLTNALRPKLKFISIIGSYGWGGKTVEQLTGMISSLKVEILEPVLCKGFPREADFRALDNLAATIAVKHRENNFS; encoded by the coding sequence ATGACGACGAGAGAGATCAGACCCGGAACCCACTGGGTGGGGGCAGTGGACTGGAACCGGCGGCTGTTTGATGCGCTGATACCGCTGCCCGATGGTACCAGTTACAACTCTTACCTGATTAAGGGGAGTGAGAAAACAGCCCTTATCGACACGGTAGACCCCAGCATGCGGGATGTGCTGCTAAATCACCTGGCCGAGCTTGGCATTGAAAACCTGGACTATGTAGTCGCCCATCACGCCGAGCAGGACCACTCCGGCACTATCCCCGTCATCCTGGAGAAATACCCGCAGGCAAAAGTCGTCACCAATCTCAGGTGCAAGGGAATGCTCATTGACCTGCTGCCGATTCCGGAAGACAGGTTCATCATAATCAACGACCGTGAGACCCTGTCCCTGGGCGACAAAACCCTGGAATTCGTCTATACCCCCTGGGTGCACTGGCCGGAGACGATGTCCTCCTACCTGAAAGAACAGAAAATACTGTTCTCCTGCGATTTCTTCGGTGCTCATCTGGCCACCAGCGATCTGTTTGTCACTGATGAATGGCAATCCCATGAAGCGGCCAAGAGGTATTACGCCGAAATCATGATGCCCTTCCGCAGCAACATCCATCAGAACCTGGAAAACCTGAAGAGCTACGCTATTGACATCATCGCCACCAGCCACGGCCCTATCTATAACCGGCCGGAATTTATACTGGATGCCTACCACCACTGGGTCTTTGATGAACCGGGAAACATCGTCGTTTTGCCCTATGTCTCCATGCACGGCAGCACCTATGAGATGGTCAACTACTTAACCGGAGCTTTAGTCCGGAGCGGGGTCACCGTCAAACAGTTCGACATGACCGTAACCGATTCCGGGAAGCTGGCGATAGCGCTGGTAGACGCCGCTACCGTTGTCCTCGGCGTGCCTACCGTACTCGCCGGCGCTCATCCCAGTATCGCCTACGCCACCTCTCTGACCAATGCCCTCCGGCCTAAACTAAAGTTTATCTCTATTATCGGTTCCTACGGCTGGGGAGGCAAGACAGTCGAGCAACTCACCGGCATGATCTCCAGTCTGAAGGTGGAAATACTGGAGCCGGTACTCTGTAAAGGCTTCCCCAGGGAAGCTGATTTCAGGGCGCTGGACAATCTGGCGGCTACCATCGCCGTAAAGCACCGGGAAAACAATTTCTCCTGA